Within Pseudomonas brassicacearum, the genomic segment GGCATTGACTACCCCAGGGTCGGCGGCGGCTACAAGGCCATGCGCAGCTTCTTGCTGGACACTGTCGAGCAGGCGGTCGCCCAGTGCGACCTGGTGCTGCTGGGCGGCATGACCGGTACTGGCAAGACCGAAGCGCTGGGCCAACTGAGCAATAGCCTGGATCTGGAAGGCTATGCCAACCATCGCGGTTCCAGCTTCGGCAAACGCGCCACCGGCCAGCCTTCCAATATCGACTTTGAAAACCGCCTGGCGGTGGACGTACTGAAAAAACGCGCCAGCGGCATCGAACAGTTCGTGCTTGAAGATGAGAGCCGTGCGGTCGGCAGTTGCGCCTTGCCGCTGCCCTTGTACCAGCGCATGCAGCAGGTTCCGATGGTCTGGCTTGAAGACAGCCTGCAGAACCGGGTCGAGCGGATCCTGCAGGATTACGTCATCGACCTGTGCGCGGAGTTTGTCGCCGTACATGGCGACGAAGGTTTCTCTCTGTTTTCCGAGCGGTTGCTGGCGAGCCTGGACAACATCCACAAGCGCTTGGGCGGCGATCGTCACCGGCGCTTGATGA encodes:
- the mnmH gene encoding tRNA 2-selenouridine(34) synthase MnmH, with amino-acid sequence MSHDITDYRDIFLNDRPMMDTRAPVEFIKGAFPGVVNLPLMTDSERQRVGTCYKQQGQQAAIVLGHQLVSGEIKAQRIQAWAEFAKTHPDGVLYCFRGGLRSQIVQQWLKDEAGIDYPRVGGGYKAMRSFLLDTVEQAVAQCDLVLLGGMTGTGKTEALGQLSNSLDLEGYANHRGSSFGKRATGQPSNIDFENRLAVDVLKKRASGIEQFVLEDESRAVGSCALPLPLYQRMQQVPMVWLEDSLQNRVERILQDYVIDLCAEFVAVHGDEGFSLFSERLLASLDNIHKRLGGDRHRRLMNILETALAEQANSGAVDLHRGWIEGLLREYYDPMYVFQREKKGLRIEFSGEQAAVLEYLRERAARGG